In the Calderihabitans maritimus genome, TTGCATAAGTATTGAGGATTGAGGAGGGAAGAGCCGCTCTGCAGTCCCGGGATGGCATTTTTAATTAAGTCGGTTTGGTCTGGGGGTGATGAATACCCTGAGCTTGGGTGAAATTTTGGGTACAGGCAGGTGTGCATTACTTAATGCTAAATAACATCAGCGGAAGACCTACGTGAGCGAAAGGAGGAAACCTGGTGAAGATTATAGTCTGTCTGAAACAAACTTTTGATACCGAGGCCAAGATTCAACTGACCGATGACGGGAAAATATCGGATGAAGGAGTTAGTTTGATTATTAACCCGTATGATGAGTTTGCGGTGGAAGAGGCCTTGAAGATCAAAGAGAATATGGGGGGAGAAGTAGTTGTTGTCTCCATAGGCAAAGAGAGGGCCCAGGAGGCTATCCGGCAGGCGTTGGCTATGGGGGCTGACCGGGGCATATTGATTACGGACGAGGCCCTAGAGGGGGGCGACGAGTATACCACAGCAACAGTTTTGGCCAAGGTCATTGGCAACATGGAGTATGACCTGATCCTGTGCGGCAACAAAGCTATCGATGACCAGTCATCCCAGGTGGCGGTGCGTTTGGCGGAAAAATTGGGTCTGCCGCAGATTAACGTGGTAACGAAGCTGGAGGTTAGCGACGGGAAAGTGGTAGGCCATCGGGAGATAGAGGGCGGCAGTGAAATTATCGAAGCTCCCCTGCCGGCGGTGGTCACGGCCCAGAAAGGACTTAACGAGCCCCGCTATCCCTCGATGAAAGGTATTATGCAGGCGCGAAAGAAAGAGCTTAAGAAATTGAGCCTGCAGGATATCGGGCTAGAGCCATCAGCGGTTGGGGCCTCCGGAGCTAAGGTAAAGGTGCTGGAGTACTCTCTCCCGGCTCCCAGGAAGGCAGGAAAGATAATTGAAGGCGAACCGGCAGAAGCTGCGCGCGAGCTAGTGAGACTTTTGAGGGAAGAAGCTAAGGTTATATAAAGGGGGTTAGGGCTAATGGCTAGAGGAATCTGGGTATTTGCCGAACAGAGAAACGGAGAGCTCAAAAAAGTAGTTTTTGAGCTGTTAAGTGAAGGGAGAAAAATTGCTGACCAATTGGGCCAGGAACTCTGGGCCATACTTCTGGGCAAGGAGGTCAAAGGACTGGTAGAAAAACTGGCCCCCTACGGAGCCGATAAGGTTCTGGTTGCCGATGACGAAAAATTAGAAAAATACTCCACCGGGACTTATACCAAAGTTATATCGGACTTGATTCGGGAACACCAGCCCTTTGCCTTTTTCCTGGGAAATACGGCCATGGGCAAGGACCTGGCG is a window encoding:
- a CDS encoding electron transfer flavoprotein subunit beta/FixA family protein, which produces MKIIVCLKQTFDTEAKIQLTDDGKISDEGVSLIINPYDEFAVEEALKIKENMGGEVVVVSIGKERAQEAIRQALAMGADRGILITDEALEGGDEYTTATVLAKVIGNMEYDLILCGNKAIDDQSSQVAVRLAEKLGLPQINVVTKLEVSDGKVVGHREIEGGSEIIEAPLPAVVTAQKGLNEPRYPSMKGIMQARKKELKKLSLQDIGLEPSAVGASGAKVKVLEYSLPAPRKAGKIIEGEPAEAARELVRLLREEAKVI